From one Lotus japonicus ecotype B-129 chromosome 3, LjGifu_v1.2 genomic stretch:
- the LOC130743556 gene encoding putative F-box protein PP2-B12: MELSEECITDILCRTTPLDVARISIVSKILCSVADSNTIWDHFLPFDYHSIISQSLSLDNAPSKKAIYLALSDHPIIIDRGKKSFQLDRKSGKKCYMLSARALYIFNSDDERYCRWVTIPESRFEEVAMLKDDLWFSIFEKINTLDLSPNTQYAAFLVFKWITTHGFYNDLVLLSMSISGGHVYTKRACLDMRLKVLSMYDIREYPNVRSDGLLEIEMEDFFISGLHDGEVEMSVRIPKSFSWRGDFYLEGIEVRPNHKKY, encoded by the exons ATGGAATTGTCGGAAGAATGCATCACTGACATACTGTGCCGCACTACTCCATTGGATGTCGCCAGGATCTCCATCGTTTCTAAGATCTTATGCTCTGTCGCTGATTCTAACACTATTTGGGATCATTTTCTCCCTTTCGATTATCATTCCATCATTTCTCAGTCTCTTTCCTTGGACAACGCTCCTTCAAAGAAAGCCATTTATCTCGCTCTCTCAGATCACCCTATAATCATCGACCGGGGGAAAAAG AGCTTTCAATTGGACAGGAAGAGTGGGAAGAAATGTTACATGCTTTCTGCTAGAGCTCTCTACATTTTTAACAGTGACGATGAACGTTACTGCCGCTGGGTTACCATTCCAGAGTCTAG GTTCGAAGAAGTTGCCATGCTTAAAGATGATTTATGGTTTTCTATATTTGAGAAGATAAATACTCTTGATTTGTCCCCAAACACTCAGTATGCAGCTTTTCTTGTTTTTAAGTGGATCACCACTCATGGCTTTTACAACGATCTAGTGTTGTTATCGATGAGCATTTCGGGAGGCCATGTCTATACTAAGCGTGCTTGTTTGGACATGAGGTTAAAAGTGTTGTCTATGTACGATATACGAGAATATCCAAATGTGAGAAGTGATGGTTTGTTGGAGATTGAGATGGAGGATTTTTTCATTTCAGGCCTACACGATGGTGAAGTGGAGATGAGTGTTAGGATTCCAAAGAGTTTTTCATGGAGGGGCGATTTCTATCTGGAAGGAATAGAAGTTAGGCCAAACCATAAGAAATATTAG
- the LOC130743557 gene encoding aspartic proteinase CDR1-like — MSYSLGTPPRRLYGVVDTGSEMTWIQCRPCKSCYNQTIPIFNPSKFKTYKNLACSSPSCKFVVGPTCSSSNTCGYEIGYGDGSKSIGDVGLDTLTLKSTKGSYISFPRTLIGCGHENTGLYDRRMTGIVGLGAGPASLTTQLGSSIKGKFSYCLMPVFSPSKNVSSKLYFGDAAVVSGHGAVSTPLIKDTEKYGAYILTLEALTVGNKRIDFGNSSFGSSKPVNMIIDSGTTLTLLREDIYNKLESIVAEVINLKPIKSPIKELNLCYRTAIDPPTLPVITANFRGANVTLPPFNTFIRPRDNVLCFAFASSGDMGINIFGIIVQWNFLVGYDMHKKVVSFKPTDCLKL, encoded by the coding sequence ATGAGTTATTCACTTGGAACCCCACCTCGTCGACTTTATGGCGTTGTTGATACAGGTAGCGAAATGACCTGGATCCAATGTCGGCCTTGTAAGTCATGTTACAACCAAACTATACCCATTTTCaatccttcaaaattcaaaacctacAAAAACCTTGCTTGCTCCTCCCCTTCGTGTAAATTTGTGGTAGGTCCTACTTGCTCCTCTTCTAATACTTGTGGATATGAAATTGGATATGGTGATGGGTCAAAGTCAATAGGAGATGTTGGTTTGGATACTCTAACCTTGAAATCCACAAAGGGCTCCTATATCTCATTTCCTAGAACCTTGATTGGTTGTGGACATGAAAATACGGGGTTGTATGATAGGAGAATGACTGGCATAGTTGGGCTTGGAGCTGGACCTGCATCGCTTACAACTCAATTGGGTTCTTCAATTAAAGGGAAATTCTCTTATTGTTTGATGCCCGTATTTTCACCGTCTAAAAATGTCTCAAGCAAACTTTATTTTGGTGATGCTGCTGTGGTTTCTGGTCATGGGGCTGTCTCAACTCCCCTAATCAAAGACACAGAAAAATATGGCGCTTACATCCTGACTTTGGAAGCACTAACTGTGGGAAACAAGAGAATAGATTTTGGGAACTCATCCTTTGGGTCTAGCAAACCAGTAAATATGATAATTGACTCAGGCACAACATTAACATTATTGCGCGAAGACATCTATAACAAGTTGGAATCAATAGTGGCAGAGGTGATAAATTTGAAGCCTATTAAGAGTCCTATTAAAGAACTGAACCTTTGTTACAGGACCGCAATAGACCCACCAACCCTTCCTGTGATCACCGCAAATTTTAGGGGTGCTAATGTTACGTTACCACCTTTCAACACCTTTATTCGACCCAGAGATAATGTTTTGTGCTTCGCTTTTGCCTCATCTGGAGATATGGGAATTAACATCTTCGGGATTATAGTGCAATGGAACTTTTTGGTAGGCTATGACATGCATAAGAAAGTTGTCTCCTTTAAGCCCACAGATTGTTTGAAGTTGTGa
- the LOC130709541 gene encoding putative pentatricopeptide repeat-containing protein At3g01580, whose amino-acid sequence MKRRDLIATLLETCHCEKSTSQLHSLCLKLGLTHDSFIVTKLNVLYGKHASIHHAHKLFDETPDKSVYLWNALLRRYRAEGEWAETLSLFRRMHATARPDSHTVSIALKSCVGLQKLEVGRMIHGFLKKENLDGDMFVGSALIELYSKCGEMNDAVEVFMEYPKPDVVLWTSIVTGYERSGTPELALAFFSRMAVLEEVSPDPVTLVSAASACAQLSDSKLGRSIHGFVKRCGLDTHLSLANSLLNLYGKTGSIKSAEILFREMPDKDVISWSSMLACYADNGAATNALDLFNEMIDKRIEPNWVTLVSALRACASASYLEEGRKIHQLAVSYGFELETTVSTALMDMYLKCSSPENAVDIFNRIPKKDVVAWAVLFGGYAETGMAHKSMEVFCNMLSDGVRPDAVALVKILTAISELGVLQQAVCLHAFVTKSGFDNNEYIGASLIEMYAKCSSIDNANKVFRGMAYKDVVIWSSIIAAYGFHGQGEEALKLFYQMANHSDLKPNKVTFISILSACSHAGLVEEGITIFDIMVNKYQLMPDSEHYGIMVDLLGRMGELDRALDIINNMPMQAGPHVWGALLGACHIHHNIKMGEVAAKNLFPLDPNHAGYYTLLSNIYCVDKNWHNAAKLRSLIKENRLKKVLGQSMVELKNEVHSFVASDRFHDESDQIFEVLRKLDVKMREECYEHQLKIEEVM is encoded by the coding sequence ATGAAAAGGAGGGATCTTATAGCAACACTTTTGGAAACTTGCCACTGTGAGAAATCAACATCACAGTTACACTCACTATGTTTAAAACTTGGCCTCACCCATGATAGTTTCATTGTGACAAAGCTCAATGTTCTTTATGGCAAACACGCTTCCATCCACCATGCACATAAGCTGTTTGATGAAACGCCTGACAAGTCTGTCTACCTATGGAACGCTCTGCTTAGGCGATATCGTGCTGAGGGTGAATGGGCAGAGACGTTATCGCTATTCCGGCGAATGCATGCCACTGCGAGACCGGATAGTCACACGGTATCTATCGCGTTGAAGTCGTGTGTGGGTTTGCAGAAGCTTGAGGTGGGGAGGATGATTCATGGATTTCTCAAGAAGGAGAATTTAGATGGTGACATGTTTGTCGGGTCGGCGTTGATTGAGCTGTATTCAAAATGTGGAGAAATGAATGATGCTGTGGAAGTTTTTATGGAGTATCCGAAACCGGATGTGGTTTTGTGGACTTCGATAGTAACGGGTTATGAGCGGAGTGGTACTCCTGAGCTCGCGCTCGCGTTTTTCTCACGAATGGCTGTGTTGGAGGAAGTGAGTCCGGATCCGGTGACACTTGTTAGCGCTGCTTCGGCTTGTGCTCAGTTATCTGATTCGAAGCTTGGAAGAAGTATACATGGTTTTGTAAAAAGATGTGGTTTAGACACACACTTAAGTTTGGCTAATTCATTGCTAAATTTATATGGAAAAACTGGTTCTATCAAGAGTGCAGAAATTTTGTTCAGGGAAATGCCTGATAAGGATGTTATATCTTGGAGCTCAATGCTTGCCTGTTATGCGGATAATGGAGCTGCAACTAATGCATTAGACCTTTTCAATGAAATGATAGATAAGAGAATTGAGCCCAACTGGGTTACTTTGGTTAGTGCATTGAGAGCATGTGCTTCAGCTTCTTATTTGGAAGAAGGTAGGAAGATTCACCAATTAGCTGTCAGTTATGGTTTTGAGCTGGAAACCACTGTCTCTACAGCTCTGATGGACATGTACCTGAAATGCTCCTCACCGGAAAATGCAGTTGATATTTTCAACAGAATTCCGAAAAAGGATGTAGTTGCTTGGGCTGTTCTGTTTGGTGGCTATGCTGAAACTGGCATGGCACACAAGTCAATGGAAGTTTTCTGCAACATGTTATCGGATGGAGTTCGACCTGATGCCGTGGCTCTAGTGAAGATACTCACAGCTATTTCAGAATTGGGGGTTCTTCAGCAAGCTGTATGTCTTCATGCTTTTGTAACTAAAAGTGGATTCGACAATAATGAGTATATTGGTGCATCTCTCATAGAGATGTATGCAAAATGTAGTAGCATAGATAATGCTAACAAGGTTTTCAGAGGAATGGCATATAAAGATGTTGTTATCTGGAGCTCGATAATTGCAGCTTATGGATTCCATGGGCAAGGAGAAGAGgctttgaaattattttatcaGATGGCTAACCATTCAGATCTTAAGCCTAACAAAGTAACCTTCATTTCAATTCTATCTGCCTGTAGTCATGCAGGTTTGGTTGAAGAAGGGATAACGATATTTGATATAATGGTGAACAAGTATCAATTGATGCCCGATTCAGAGCATTATGGGATAATGGTTGATCTTCTTGGTCGTATGGGAGAGTTGGATAGGGCCTTGGACATTATTAATAACATGCCCATGCAAGCTGGGCCTCATGTATGGGGAGCCTTACTTGGTGCATGCCATATACATCATAATATAAAGATGGGGGAGGTTGCAGCTAAGAATCTTTTCCCATTGGACCCTAACCATGCAGGGTATTATACACTCTTATCAAATATTTATTGTGTGGACAAGAATTGGCATAATGCTGCAAAACTTAGGTCATTGATTAAGGAGAATAGATTGAAGAAGGTTTTAGGTCAAAGTATGGTTGAGTTAAAGAATGAGGTTCACAGTTTTGTAGCTAGTGATAGATTCCATGATGAATCTGATCAGATTTTTGAAGTTCTGAGAAAATTAGATGTGAAGATGAGAGAAGAATGTTATGAACATCAACTAAAGATAGAGGAAGTCATGTAA
- the LOC130748703 gene encoding 60S ribosomal protein L13a-4 has protein sequence MVSGSGICAKRVVVDARHHMLGRLASIVAKELLNGQKVVVVRCEEICMSGGLVRQKMKYMRFLRKRMNTKPSHGPIHFRAPSKIFWRTLRGMIPHKTKRGAAALERLKVYEGIPPPYDKVKRMVVPDALKVLRLQKGHKYCLLGKLSSEVGWNYYDTIRELEKKRKDKAQVVYERKKQLNKLRVKAEKVADEKLGSQLDILAPVKY, from the exons ATGGTGTCAGGTTCAGGGATCTGCGCgaagagggtggtggtggatgcGCGCCACCACATGTTGGGTCGGCTTGCTTCGATCGTGGCGAAGGAGCTTCTCAACGGCCAGAAAGTGGTGGTGGTTCGGTGTGAGGAGATTTGCATGTCTGGTGGTCTCGTCAGGCAGAAGATGAAGTACATGAGGTTTCTCCGGAAGCGCATGAACACCAAACCTTCTCATGGTCCTATCCATTTCCGTGCTCCTTCCAAGATTTTCTGGCGCACTCTTCGTGG GATGATACCACACAAGACTAAGCGTGGTGCAGCTGCTCTTGAACGTTTGAAGGTGTATGAGGGTATCCCTCCTCCATATGACAAGGTCAAGAGAATGGTTGTCCCAGATGCTCTCAA GGTGTTGAGGCTTCAGAAGGGACACAAATACTGCTTGTTGGGTAAATTGTCATCTGAGGTCGGATGGAACTACTATGATACCATCAGG GAGTtggaaaagaagagaaaggatAAAGCACAGGTTGTTTACGAGAGAAAGAAGCAACTCAACAAATTGAGGGTGAAAGCAGAAAAAGTTGCTGATGAGAAGCTTGGTTCCCAACTTGATATCCTTGCTCCTGTTAAGTATTGA
- the LOC130748651 gene encoding BTB/POZ domain-containing protein At5g48800: protein MDRTTDKQQFSLAKGARQRCNEWIFRDVPSDITIEVSGITFSLHKFPLVSRSGRIRRLVAEHRDSDISRVELLNLPGGAECFELAAKFCYGINFEITSTNVAQLCCVSDYLEMSEDFSKDNLGSRAEEYLDSIVCKNLEMCVEVLQQCESLIPLADELKIVSRCIDAIASKACAEQIASSFSRLEYSSSGRLHMSRNAKSDGDWWIEDLSVLRIDMYQRVITAMKCRGVRPESIGVSLVNYAQKELTKKSSLWNPSTNAKVDSDSSLHEQLVVETIVSLLPVEKLAVPINFLFGLLRSAVMLDCAIASRLDLERRIGSQLDVATLDDLLIPSFRHAGDTLFDVDTVHRILINFFQQDDSDEDLEDASLFESDSPPSPSQTALVKVSKLVDNYLAEIAPDANLKLSKFLVIAETLPAHARTVHDGLYRAIDIYLKAHQGLSDLDKKKLCKMIDFQKLSHEAGAHAAQNERLPLQSIVQVLYFEQLRLRNSLSGTYGEDDPKPMHQSWRISSGALSAAMSPRDNYASLRRENRELKLELARLRMRLNDLEREHVCMKRDMAKSASRKFMSSFSKKITKLSIFGHGSSRGSSSPSKNSHRTDSKVIERVCASTE from the exons ATGGACCGTACCACTGACAAGCAGCAATTTTCCTTGGCCAAAGGTGCCAGGCAAAGATGCAATGAATG GATTTTTCGGGATGTACCAAGTGATATAACTATAGAAGTGAGTGGAATAACATTTTCATTGCACAAG TTTCCTCTTGTTTCCCGAAGTGGAAGAATTAGGAGGCTAGTTGCTGAACATAGGGATTCTGATATCTCAAGAGTTGAGCTTCTTAATCTTCCAGGAGGTGCTGAATGCTTTGAGTTGGCTGCCAAATTTTGTTACGGCATCAACTTCGAGATCACATCCACAAATGTTGCGCAGCTATGTTGTGTTTCTGATTACCTAGAAATGTCTGAAGATTTCTCAAAAGACAATCTCGGCTCCCGAGCCGAGGAATATCTTGAtagcattgtttgcaagaatcTTGAAATGTGTGTTGAAGTCTTGCAACAATGTGAAAGCCTGATCCCTCTTGCTGATGAGCTAAAAATAGTTAGCCGCTGCATTGACGCGATAGCTTCAAAAGCTTGCGCGGAGCAAATAGCTTCTAGTTTCTCAAGATTAGAGTATAGCAGCTCAGGGAGGTTGCACATGAGCAGAAATGCCAAAAGTGATGGTGACTGGTGGATTGAAGATCTTTCTGTTCTTAGAATTGACATGTACCAGAGAGTCATAACAGCCATGAAATGCCGCGGTGTTCGTCCGGAGAGTATCGGCGTTTCACTTGTGAATTACGCGCAGAAGGaacttacaaagaaatccaGCTTGTGGAATCCATCTACCAATGCTAAAGTTGATTCAGATTCCAGTTTACATGAACAGCTTGTGGTTGAGACCATTGTCAGCCTTTTGCCTGTTGAAAAACTCGCTGTTCCGATCAATTTCCTCTTCGGTCTTCTGCGAAGTGCGGTGATGCTTGATTGCGCAATTGCTTCAAGACTTGACCTGGAAAGAAGGATAGGATCACAGCTAGATGTTGCCACTCTTGATGATCTTCTGATTCCGTCTTTCAGGCACGCAGGCGATACCTTATTTGATGTTGACACAGTTCATAGaattttgataaacttttttcAGCAAGATGATAGCGATGAAGACCTAGAAGATGCTTCTCTTTTTGAATCTGAtagtcctccttctccttcccaAACTGCATTAGTTAAAGTATCAAAATTAGTTGACAACTACCTTGCTGAAATCGCGCCTGATGCAAACTTGAAGCTTTCTAAGTTTTTGGTCATTGCAGAAACCTTGCCGGCACACGCACGCACCGTTCATGATGGCTTATATCGAGCAATTGATATTTACTTAAAA GCTCATCAAGGTTTGTCAGATTTGGACAAGAAGAAACTTTGCAAAATGATTGATTTTCAAAAGCTTTCTCATGAAGCTGGAGCGCACGCTGCGCAAAATGAGCGCCTTCCTCTCCAGTCAATAGTGCAAGTTCTTTATTTTGAACAACTAAGACTCAGAAACTCTTTGTCCGGCACCTATGGGGAAGATGACCCCAAGCCAATGCACCAGTCGTGGCGCATAAGTAGCGGTGCACTAAGTGCAGCAATGTCTCCACGAGACAATTACGCGTCACTGAGGCGTGAAAACCGTGAGCTCAAACTTGAGTTGGCTAGACTGAGAATGAGATTAAATGATCTAGAGAGGGAGCATGTTTGCATGAAGAGGGATATGGCGAAGTCCGCATCGCGTAAATTCATGAgttctttctccaaaaaaatCACTAAGCTTAGCATCTTCGGACATGGTTCTTCCAGAGGATCAAGTTCCCCATCCAAAAACTCTCATAGAACAGATTCAAAGGTGATAGAGAGAGTCTGTGCTAGCACAGAATAG
- the LOC130743555 gene encoding F-box protein PP2-B11-like, which produces MELPEDCITDILCRTTPLDVARISVVSKILCSITNSDTIWNHFLPSDYHSIIPQSLSLGNAPSKKSIYLALSDHPIIIDQGKKSFQLDRKSGKKCYMLSARALYISIGDDERYCRWVTIPESRFEEVAMIKDALWFFISRKINTVDLSSNTQYAAFLVFKLITTQCSYYDQGLLSTRIFGGPFCTKDACLEMRLNAMSIDNILECPNVRRDGLLEIEMGEFFNSSLEDGEVEMWAMIRKCFPLRGNYYLEGIEVRPKISCPIRNIR; this is translated from the exons ATGGAATTGCCGGAAGACTGCATCACTGACATACTGTGTCGCACGACTCCATTGGATGTCGCCAGGATCTCTGTCGTTTCTAAGATCTTATGCTCTATCACTAATTCTGACACTATTTGGAATCATTTTCTCCCTTCTGATTATCATTCCATCATTCCCCAGTCTCTTTCCTTGGGCAACGCTCCTTCAAAGAAATCCATTTATCTCGCTCTCTCAGATCACCCTATCATCATCGACCAAGGGAAAAAG AGCTTTCAATTGGACAGAAAGAGTGGAAAGAAATGTTACATGCTTTCTGCCAGAGCTCTCTACATTTCTATCGGTGACGATGAACGATACTGCCGCTGGGTTACCATTCCAGAGTCTAG GTTCGAAGAAGTTGCCATGATTAAAGATGCATTATGGTTTTTTATATCTAGGAAGATAAATACTGTTGATTTGTCCTCAAACACTCAATATGCAGCTTTTCTTGTTTTCAAGTTGATCACCACTCAGTGCTCTTACTACGACCAAGGGTTGTTATCGACACGCATTTTTGGAGGCCCTTTCTGTACTAAGGATGCTTGTTTGGAAATGAGGTTAAACGCGATGTCTATTGACAATATACTAGAATGTCCAAATGTGAGAAGGGATGGTTTGTTGGAGATTGAGATGGGGGAGTTCTTCAATTCAAGCCTAGAAGATGGTGAAGTGGAGATGTGGGCTATGATTCGAAAGTGTTTTCCATTGAGGGGCAATTACTATCTTGAAGGAATAGAAGTTAGGCCTAAGATATCTTGTCCCATAAGAAATATTAGATAG
- the LOC130749402 gene encoding cytochrome b5 yields MGGEGTKLFTLAEVAEHSNVKDCWLVIHGKVYNVTKFLEDHPGGDDVLLSSTGKDASNDFDDIGHSTSAVSMMDEFYVGDIDTSTIPSSVKYTPPKQPQYNQDKTSEFIIRILQFLVPLFILGLAVGIRFYTKST; encoded by the exons ATGGGTGGGGAAGGCACCAAGCTCTTCACTTTGGCTGAGGTCGCTGAGCACAGCAATGTTAAAGACTGTTGGCTTGTCATTCATGGCAAG GTTTATAATGTGACAAAGTTCTTAGAGGACCACCCTGGCGGCGATGATGTCCTGTTGTCTTCCACAG GGAAAGATGCATCTAACGATTTCGATGATATTGGTCACAGCACTAGTGCTGTTTCCATGATGGATGAGTTCTATGTTGGAGACATTGATACATCAACTATCCCCTCCAGTGTTAAGTACACTCCTCCAAAACAGCCTCAGTATAATCAGGACAAGACATCAGAGTTCATAATCAGGATCCTCCAATTTCTTGTCCCCTTGTTTATCTTGGGTTTGGCTGTTGGTATTCGATTCTATACTAAATCAACATAA